One genomic segment of Brassica napus cultivar Da-Ae chromosome A3, Da-Ae, whole genome shotgun sequence includes these proteins:
- the LOC106438282 gene encoding phosphatidylinositol 4-kinase gamma 4-like — MSSADVTLSPVRNEPSMMPLVHANSCADSLPDETILIYLTLPGTLIPMRVLESDSIESVKLRIQSYRGFVVRNQKLVFGGRELARSNSNMRDYGVSDGNVLHLVVKVSDLQVLDVKTTCGKHCRFHVERGRNIGYVKKQISKQKGGDFVDSEVLYEGEKLEDQSLVNDICRNSDAVLHLLVRRSAKVRAKPVEKNFELSIVAPPRVDDVKRVIEADDGIVQPRKQLLNDFSLEPVIVNPKAELPEVVKDMVSSASDGLRSGNPPVRSREGTGGAYFMQGSSGNKYVGVFKPLDEEPTAENNPHGLPLSPNGEGLKKGTKVGEGALREVAAYILDHPKSGRRYMCGEEMGFAGVPPTTMIECLHPGFNHPNGIKTKIGSLQMFTENDGSCEDMGPASFPVEEVHKISVLDIRLANADRHGGNILMRKDENGKIVLIPIDHGYSLPESFEDCTFEWLYWSQARKPYSSETLDYIRSLDAEEDISLLKFHGWKMPLETARTLRISTMLLKKGAERGLTAFEIGNMMCRETLTKKSLVEEMVEEAEEAVLPETSEATFMEALSDVMDYHLDEVVHV; from the exons ATGTCATCAGCTGATGTTACGTTAAGCCCGGTTCGTAACGAGCCATCGATGATGCCTCTCGTCCATGCCAATTCCTGTGCTGATTCCCTCCCTGACGAGACCATTTTGATCTACCTGACACTCCCCGGAACTCTTATACCAATGCGAGTGCTCGAATCCGATTCCATCGAGTCCGTTAAGCTCCGGATCCAGTCTTACCGTGGGTTTGTAGTGAGGAACCAGAAGCTCGTTTTCGGTGGGCGAGAGCTAGCGAGGAGTAACTCCAACATGCGTGACTACGGTGTGAGTGATGGCAACGTTCTTCATTTGGTTGTCAAGGTCTCTGATCTCCAGGTTCTTGATGTGAAGACCACTTGTGGGAAGCACTGCAGGTTTCACGTTGAGAGAGGGAGGAACATTGGGTATGTGAAGAAGCAGATTTCAAAGCAGAAAGGTGGGGACTTTGTTGATTCCGAGGTGCTTTATGAAGGTGAGAAGCTTGAGGACCAGAGTCTTGTTAACGACATTTGTAGGAACAGTGACGCTGTTTTGCATTTGCTTGTGAGGAGATCTGCTAAAGTTAGGGCTAAGCCTGTGGAGAAGAACTTTGAGTTGTCTATTGTTGCTCCTCCGCGAGTTGATGATGTCAAGAGAGTTATTGAAGCTGATGATGGTATTGTGCAGCCAAGGAAGCAGCTTTTGAATGACTTCTCTTTGGAGCCGGTTATAGTTAATCCCAAGGCGGAGTTGCCTGAAGTGGTTAAAGATATGGTTAGCTCTGCTTCTGATGGACTGAGAAGTGGGAATCCTCCTGTGAGGTCAAGAGAGGGGACGGGAGGTGCTTATTTCATGCAGGGGTCTTCCGGGAACAAATATGTTGGTGTGTTTAAGCCTCTCGATGAGGAACCAACGGCTGAGAACAATCCACACGGACTGCCACTTTCGCCAAATGGAGAAGGTTTGAAGAAAGGAACAAAGGTTGGAGAAGGTGCGTTGAGGGAAGTTGCTGCTTACATATTGGATCATCCCAAGAGTGGACGCCGATATATGTGTGGTGAAGAGATGGGTTTTGCCGGTGTGCCTCCCACGACTATGATTGAATGTCTGCATCCTGGTTTTAACCATCCCAATGGAATCAAAACCAAGATCGGATCACTTCAGATGTTTACCGAGAATGATGGCAGCTGTGAGGATATGGGTCCAGCTTCATTTCCAGTAGAGGAAGTTCACAAGATATCTGTTCTGGATATTAGACTGGCCAATGCAGATAGGCATGgtggtaacattttaatgagaAAGGACGAGAACGGAAAGATTGTTCTGATTCCAATTGATCATGGATACAGCTTGCCTGAAAGC TTTGAGGATTGCACGTTCGAGTGGCTTTACTGGTCACAAGCTCGGAAACCATACTCTTCCGAGACACTGGACTACATAAGATCACTGGACGCAGAGGAAGATATCAGCCTCCTCAAGTTCCATGGATGGAAGATGCCATTGGAAACCGCTAGAACACTCAGAATCTCAACGATGCTACTGAAGAAAGGAGCAGAAAGAGGGTTGACAGCGTTTGAGATTGGGAACATGATGTGCAGAGAAACTCTGACCAAGAAATCTCTAGTGGAGGAAATGGTAGAGGAAGCTGAAGAAGCGGTGCTTCCCGAGACGAGCGAGGCTACATTCATGGAAGCCTTGTCTGATGTGATGGATTATCATCTTGATGAGGTGGTTCATGTGTGA
- the LOC106438284 gene encoding succinate dehydrogenase subunit 4, mitochondrial-like gives MSLRRSILGLHRQTHNLSLSKASPFSMSNISSPSAAVRNPIGREISSIPFSLTQKLNPDSGNRSLGQSDFPKFARLPSSRGYSNASLVRKIPVLFHINAGMEEVLADYVHQEMTRNLMVISLGVFQIIVIKDVIVFLFF, from the coding sequence ATGTCTCTCCGCCGCTCTATCCTCGGTCTCCACCGCCAAACCCACAACCTCTCCCTCTCAAAGGCGTCACCTTTCTCGATGAGTAACATCTCCTCCCCCTCCGCCGCCGTGAGAAACCCAATCGGAAGAGAAATATCTTCGATCCCATTTTCCCTAACCCAGAAACTGAACCCGGACTCCGGGAATCGTTCTCTTGGGCAGTCTGATTTCCCCAAATTCGCTCGCCTCCCGTCGTCTCGAGGGTACAGCAACGCATCTCTCGTACGGAAGATCCCTGTTCTGTTTCACATAAATGCAGGGATGGAAGAAGTTTTGGCGGATTACGTTCACCAGGAGATGACCAGGAATCTGATGGTGATCTCTCTGGGCGTGTTCCAGATCATCGTTATCAAAGATGTCATCgtgtttcttttcttctga
- the LOC106438285 gene encoding dof zinc finger protein DOF2.5, which translates to MDATKWTQGFQDMMNVKPMEQIMIPNNNTHQSNTMSDARPNTILTSNGVSAAGATVSGVSNNNNTALVVERKARPQEKVNCPRCNSTNTKFCYYNNYSLTQPRYFCKGCRRYWTEGGSLRNVPVGGSSKKNKRSSSSSNILQATPSSLGLTTTLPDLNPPILFSNQIPNKSKGSSHDLNLLSFPVMQDQNHHHHHGHMSQFLQMPKMEGNGNITHQQPSSLHGSSSSPVSALELLRTGGNVSSRSGINSFMPSGPMLDSSNNVLYTSSGFPTMVDYKPSNLSFSTDHHQEMGHNNTSRSDDHNDHNQGRILFPFGDQMKELTSSITQEVDHDDNQQQKSHGDNNNNSSSIPNTGYWSGMFNTTGGGSSW; encoded by the exons ATGGACGCTACGAAGTGGACACAG GGCTTTCAAGATATGATGAACGTTAAACCAATGGAGCAAATCATGATTCCTAATAACAATACACATCAATCAAACACCATGTCCGATGCAAGGCCAAATACCATTCTTACATCTAACGGCGTCTCAGCCGCAGGAGCCACCGTCTCCGGCGTAAGTAACAACAATAATACGGCGCTTGTAGTAGAGAGGAAAGCAAGACCACAAGAGAAAGTAAATTGTCCAAGATGTAACTCAACCAACACAAAGTTCTGTTACTACAACAACTATAGTCTCACACAACCAAGATACTTCTGCAAAGGTTGTCGAAGGTATTGGACCGAAGGTGGCTCTCTTAGGAATGTTCCCGTTGGCGGAAGCTCAAAAAAGAACAAgagatcatcttcatcatcaaacatCCTTCAGGCAACACCATCTTCACTTGGTTTGACTACAACACTTCCAGATCTAAACCCACCAATTCTTTTCTCAAACCAAATCCCTAATAAATCAAAAGGGTCATCACATGATCTCAACTTGTTGTCTTTCCCGGTCATGCAAGatcaaaatcatcatcatcatcatggtCACATGTCTCAGTTTCTTCAGATGCCCAAGATGGAAGGAAATGGCAACATAACTCATCAGCAGCCTTCGTCCCTCCATGGTTCTTCCTCGTCTCCTGTTTCAGCTCTTGAGCTTTTAAGAACAGGAGGTAATGTTTCTTCAAGATCAGGGATCAACTCATTTATGCCTTCTGGTCCAATGTTGGATTCATCAAACAATGTGCTGTATACTTCTTCAGGGTTTCCAACAATGGTTGATTACAAGCCAAGTAACCTCTCTTTCTCTACTGATCATCATCAAGAGATGGGACACAACAACACCAGTAGGTCTGATGATCATAATGATCATAATCAAGGTAGGATTTTGTTTCCATTTGGGGATCAAATGAAGGAGCTTACATCAAGCATAACACAAGAAGTTGATCACGATGATAATCAACAACAAAAGAGTCATggtgataataataataatagttctTCAATCCCTAATACTGGATACTGGAGTGGGATGTTCAATACTACAGGAGGAGGATCTTCATGGTGA
- the LOC106438286 gene encoding calcium-binding protein KIC, whose product MEPQSKKSCIRETSTKMETKYEDMLPIMAEKMDVEEFVSELCKGFSLLADPERHVITAESLRRNSGVLGIEGMSKDDAEGMIREGDLDGDGALNQTEFCVLMVRLSPEMMEDAETWLEKAISQEIRNHDHASLP is encoded by the coding sequence ATGGAGCCACAAAGTAAGAAATCTTGTATACGAGAAACTAGTACGAAGATGGAGACCAAATACGAAGATATGTTACCGATCATGGCAGAGAAAATGGACGTGGAAGAGTTTGTATCAGAGTTATGCAAAGGATTCAGTTTGCTAGCTGATCCTGAGAGACACGTGATCACAGCCGAGAGTCTAAGAAGAAACTCAGGGGTACTTGGGATTGAAGGAATGAGCAAGGACGATGCAGAAGGAATGATTAGAGAAGGAGACCTCGACGGTGATGGAGCTCTTAACCAAACCGAGTTCTGCGTTCTCATGGTTCGGTTAAGCCCTGAAATGATGGAAGATGCAGAAACTTGGCTGGAGAAAGCGATCAGTCAAGAAATCCGCAATCACGACCACGCTTCTCTGCCTTGA
- the LOC106438293 gene encoding metal tolerance protein 1, translated as MASSSPQHSHIIEVNIAKPDEQRTTLGASKACGEAPCGFSDLNNASGDAQDRNASMRKLCIAVVLCLLFMTVEVFGGIKANSLAILTDAAHLLSDVAAFAISLFSLWAAGWEATPRQTYGFFRIEILGALVSIQLIWLLTGILVYEAIIRLLTETTEVNGFLMFLVAAFGLLVNIIMAVLLGHDHGHGHGHDHHNHGGVTVTTHHHHDHGHTHGEDKHHQAHGDVTEKLLDKSKPDKEKRKRNINVQGAYLHVLGDSIQSVGVMIGGAIIWYNPEWKIVDLICTLVFSVIVLGTTINMIRSILEVLMESTPREIDATKLEEGLVEMEEVVAVHELHIWAITVGKVLLACHVNIRPEADADMVLNKVIDYIRREYNISHVTIQIER; from the coding sequence atggcGTCCTCAAGCCCTCAACATAGTCACATCATTGAGGTTAATATAGCAAAACCTGATGAACAGAGAACAACACTTGGGGCAAGTAAAGCCTGTGGAGAAGCACCTTGTGGGTTCTCAGATCTCAACAATGCTTCTGGTGATGCACAGGACCGCAATGCTTCCATGCGGAAGCTCTGTATCGCGGTCGTGTTATGTCTTTTGTTCATGACCGTTGAAGTTTTCGGCGGGATCAAAGCTAATAGCTTGGCTATACTAACCGATGCAGCTCACCTTCTCTCTGACGTTGCTGCCTTTGCTATCTCCTTGTTCTCCTTGTGGGCTGCTGGTTGGGAAGCCACTCCTAGGCAGACGTATGGGTTTTTCAGGATTGAGATTCTCGGAGCTCTTGTCTCTATCCAGCTCATTTGGTTGCTCACTGGTATTCTCGTCTACGAAGCCATTATCAGACTTCTTACCGAGACCACTGAGGTTAATGGATTCCTTATGTTCCTTGTTGCTGCGTTTGGGCTGCTTGTGAATATCATAATGGCTGTTCTGCTCGGGCATGATCACGGTCATGGACATGGTCATGACCATCACAACCACGGTGGGGTGACTGTTACCACTCATCACCATCATGATCATGGTCATACTCATGGAGAGGACAAGCACCACCAAGCTCATGGTGATGTTACTGAGAAGTTACTCGACAAATCGAAGCCGgataaagagaagagaaagaggaacaTCAATGTCCAAGGAGCTTATCTTCATGTCCTTGGAGACTCCATCCAGAGCGTTGGTGTTATGATCGGAGGAGCCATCATCTGGTACAACCCGGAATGGAAAATAGTAGACCTGATCTGCACTCTTGTCTTCTCGGTTATTGTCTTGGGAACAACCATCAACATGATTCGAAGCATTCTTGAAGTGTTGATGGAGAGTACACCGAGAGAGATTGATGCTACAAAACTGGAAGAGGGTTTGGTGGAAATGGAAGAAGTGGTGGCTGTTCATGAGCTTCACATTTGGGCTATCACAGTGGGAAAAGTGCTGCTCGCTTGCCATGTCAATATCAGACCAGAAGCAGATGCAGATATGGTGCTCAACAAGGTCATTGATTACATCCGCAGGGAGTACAACATCAGTCATGTCACAATACAAATTGAGCGCTAA
- the LOC106438294 gene encoding probably inactive receptor-like protein kinase At2g46850, with amino-acid sequence MCPLFLPSSSSSSALFLLLLLLLTLQTLTSITLSQPEALPSLEKCGNFSISFPFHLSSSSSSSPVAFRLTCANSSTLFLHINHQTYRVIEFFTDGLLVDFPSSPCRQFNDLRSFPFSTNQFFSISFENVISLYDCEDSSLCKAGCESNVLFGCDGREEDETSGGGDIGCCYPLSDHSAWRPGDDFSVFGKYGCRGFSSWVVPRGTNRGKRGVKLEWAIPRNSSEGTCDPEARTVNATAIQGSVRCVCRDGFAGDGFVHGNGCLRSCYRDGNEVYGNKCEIKKHNGKKLTVLAGVLAPLFILGSLLALFCLLKRPVTTTHEGQHFDHSPTTTTTSVSFRKGYTKTRLFTYRELEEATKGFQDSQKLTQGKTGTIYSGNLKNGTRVLVHKVLCENQIEFLEISSQIDHLSAVLHRNLARIIGFCMDIGYNPVVVYEYPVNGSLEDRLRLGLDWCKRVNIVAEVAGLLALLQYENYPPILHNNIGSGYIFLDEDFQAKVTGFGLQRKQRTDSCMYDVAVLLLEIVTGSKQREENVTQALQRIRCGKLEEIVDPSLYFHEQPVVYREQIGLVADLATRCVLFGGDGKFGMVDAARELLQIAENNGGGGCDKKGDGIEETFSNSSLLQMISMSPDSIYLPKT; translated from the exons ATGTGTCCTCTGTTTCTcccttcttcgtcttcctcctCTGCTCTGTTTCtacttcttctcctcctcctcactCTCCAAACCCTAACCTCCATCACTCTCTCACAGCCCGAAGCTCTCCCTTCACTAGAAAAGTGCGGAAACTTCTCAATCTCTTTCCCTTTCCacctctcttcctcctcctcctcctcccccgTTGCTTTTCGACTTACTTGCGCAAACTCATCAACTCTGTTTCTCCACATAAACCACCAAACCTACCGAGTCATCGAGTTCTTCACAGACGGTCTCCTCGTAGACTTCCCTTCCTCTCCGTGTCGCCAATTCAACGATTTACGCTCTTTCCCTTTCTCCACGAACCAATTCTTCTCCATCTCCTTCGAAAACGTTATCAGTCTTTACGACTGTGAAGACTCCTCCCTCTGCAAAGCCGGTTGCGAAAGCAACGTTCTCTTCGGTTGCGACGGCAGAGAGGAAGATGAAACCTCCGGTGGTGGGGATATAGGATGTTGCTATCCTTTGTCTGATCACAGCGCGTGGCGTCCCGGTGATGACTTCtctgtttttggtaaatatggATGCAGAGGATTCTCTTCGTGGGTTGTTCCCAGAGGCACGAACAGAGGCAAACGAGGCGTTAAGTTAGAGTGGGCGATTCCTAGAAACTCCTCAGAGGGTACTTGCGACCCTGAGGCTCGAACTGTTAATGCTACGGCCATTCAAGGAAGTGTTAGATGTGTGTGCCGAGATGGGTTTGCTGGCGACGGTTTCGTCCATGGAAACGGTTGCTTGAGAT CTTGCTACAGAGACGGTAATGAAGTATATGGAAACAAATGCGAAATCAAGAAACACAACGGGAAGAAACTAACCGTTTTAGCTG GAGTTTTAGCTCCTCTGTTCATACTGGGCTCACTCTTAGCACTTTTCTGTCTCCTAAAACGTCCCGTAACAACAACTCACGAAGGCCAACACTTCGACCACTCTCCGACAACAACTACTACGAGTGTTTCGTTTCGCAAAGGTTACACCAAGACTCGTCTCTTCACATACCGTGAGCTAGAAGAAGCAACAAAAGGGTTTCAAGATTCACAAAAACTCACACAAGGCAAAACCGGAACTATCTACTCAGGTAACCTAAAAAACGGAACACGTGTGCTCGTCCACAAGGTTCTCTGTGAAAACCAGATTGAGTTCTTGGAGATTTCGTCTCAGATCGATCATCTATCCGCGGTTTTGCATAGAAACCTCGCGAGAATCATAGGTTTCTGTATGGATATTGGATATAATCCGGTCGTTGTTTACGAGTATCCGGTTAACGGGTCGCTTGAGGATCGGTTGCGTCTAGGCCTTGACTGGTGCAAGAGAGTTAACATTGTAGCTGAAGTGGCTGGTTTACTTGCTTTGCTTCAATACGAGAACTATCCACCGATCTTACACAACAACATTGGTTCTGGTTACATCTTCTTAGACGAAGACTTTCAAGCTAAGGTCACAGGTTTTGGATTACAGAGGAAACAGAGGACGGATAGTTGTATGTACGATGTCGCGGTTTTGCTTCTGGAGATAGTGACTGGATCgaaacagagagaagagaacGTGACTCAAGCGTTGCAAAGGATTAGATGCGGTAAGCTTGAAGAGATCGTGGATCCTTCTTTGTATTTTCATGAGCAGCCAGTGGTTTATAGAGAGCAGATTGGTTTAGTTGCTGATCTTGCGACTCGGTGCGTTTTGTTTGGTGGTGATGGGAAGTTTGGGATGGTTGATGCGGCTAGAGAGCTGTTGCAGATCGCTGAAAATAACGGTGGAGGCGGTTGTGATAAGAAAGGAGATGGAATTGAGGAAACGTTTTCCAATTCGAGTTTGCTTCAGATGATTTCTATGTCTCCTGATTCAATCTATCTCCCTAAGACTTGA
- the LOC106438291 gene encoding B3 domain-containing transcription factor NGA1, with amino-acid sequence MMTNLSLARKGEEEEAEAKKPTEEVEREHMFDKVVTPSDVGKLNRLVIPKQHAERYFPLDSSSNEKGLILNFEDLTGKSWRFRYSYWNSSQSYVMTKGWSRFVKDKKLDAGDIVSFLRCVGDTGRDSRLFIDWRRRPKVPDYTTSTSHFPAGAMFPRFYSFQTATTSTSYNPYNHQQPRHHHSGYCYPQIPREFGYGYVVRSVDQRAVVADPLVIESVPVMMHGGARVNQAAVGTAGKRLRLFGVDMECGESGVTNSTEEESSSSGGSLPRGGASPSSSMFQLRLGNSSEDDHLFKEGKSSLPFNLDQ; translated from the coding sequence ATGATGACAAATTTGTCTCTTGcaagaaaaggagaagaagaagaggcagaAGCAAAGAAGCCCACAGAAGAAGTGGAGAGAGAGCACATGTTCGACAAAGTGGTGACTCCAAGTGACGTCGGGAAACTAAACCGACTCGTGATCCCAAAGCAACACGCGGAGAGATACTTCCCTTTAGATTCATCCTCAAACGAGAAGGGTTTGATTCTAAACTTCGAAGATCTCACAGGAAAGTCATGGAGGTTCCGTTACTCTTACTGGAACAGTAGTCAGAGCTATGTCATGACTAAAGGTTGGAGCCGTTTCGTTAAAGACAAGAAGCTAGACGCTGGAGATATTGTCTCTTTCCTGAGATGTGTCGGAGACACAGGAAGGGACAGCCGCTTGTTTATCGATTGGAGGAGACGACCTAAAGTCCCTGACTACACGACATCGACTTCTCACTTTCCTGCCGGAGCTATGTTCCCTAGGTTTTACAGTTTTCAGACAGCAACTACTTCCACAAGTTACAATCCCTATAATCATCAGCAGCCACGTCATCATCACAGTGGTTACTGTTATCCTCAAATACCGAGAGAATTTGGATATGGGTATGTCGTTAGGTCAGTAGATCAGAGGGCGGTGGTGGCTGATCCGCTAGTGATCGAATCTGTGCCGGTGATGATGCACGGAGGAGCTCGAGTGAACCAGGCGGCTGTTGGAACGGCCGGGAAGAGGCTGAGGCTTTTTGGAGTCGATATGGAATGTGGCGAGAGTGGAGTAACAAACAGTACGGAGGAAGAATCTTCATCTTCCGGTGGGAGTTTGCCACGTGGCGGTGCTTCTCCGTCTTCCTCTATGTTTCAGCTGAGGCTTGGAAACAGCAGTGAAGATGATCACTTATTTAAGGAAGGAAAGTCTTCATTGCCTTTTAATTTGGATCAATAA